The Bacteroidota bacterium genome includes a window with the following:
- a CDS encoding co-chaperone GroES family protein has product MKPILNQIIFKPLPSDELTEGGLFVPENCREINNKGTIVNVGEGTKNKPMRLKEGITVHRVKDWGLGFTINNELYFLMDESAIIAIE; this is encoded by the coding sequence ATGAAACCAATTTTAAATCAGATTATTTTTAAACCATTACCATCAGATGAATTAACTGAAGGTGGATTATTTGTTCCTGAAAATTGTAGAGAAATAAATAACAAAGGTACTATTGTTAATGTTGGTGAAGGAACAAAAAATAAACCAATGCGGTTAAAAGAAGGTATTACTGTTCATAGAGTAAAAGATTGGGGTTTAGGTTTTACAATCAATAATGAACTTTATTTTCTAATGGACGAAAGTGCCATAATAGCAATAGAATGA